In Aequorivita sp. H23M31, a single window of DNA contains:
- a CDS encoding 3'-5' exonuclease: MELNLKKPICFFDLETTGINVAKDRIVEIAILKVYPNGNKESHTWRVNPEMPIPPESSAIHGITNEMVANEPTFKELAPKVYALIKDSDLGGFNSNRFDIPLLAEELLRSEIDFDMKRALSVDVQTIFHKMEKRTLEAAYKFYCGKNLVDAHSAAADTEATYEVLKSQLDKYDELENDIAFLADFSSHKEHVDFAGFISYNAEGFEIFSFGKYKGRLVHDILEVDSGYFGWVINADFPLYTKKVLTRIRLQKLNTKF, from the coding sequence ATGGAACTCAATCTAAAAAAACCGATTTGTTTTTTCGATCTGGAAACAACTGGAATCAATGTGGCAAAGGATAGAATCGTAGAAATTGCGATCTTAAAAGTTTATCCCAACGGTAATAAAGAAAGTCATACTTGGCGCGTAAATCCCGAAATGCCCATTCCTCCAGAATCTTCTGCCATTCATGGGATTACAAACGAAATGGTTGCCAACGAACCCACATTTAAGGAATTGGCACCCAAAGTTTACGCCTTGATTAAGGATAGTGATCTTGGTGGATTTAATTCCAATCGTTTTGATATTCCTTTGCTCGCTGAAGAACTATTGAGGTCAGAGATCGATTTTGATATGAAGAGGGCCCTTTCCGTAGATGTTCAAACCATCTTTCACAAGATGGAGAAACGAACTTTAGAGGCAGCGTATAAATTTTATTGCGGAAAGAATTTAGTAGATGCACATAGTGCCGCTGCTGATACAGAAGCCACTTACGAAGTTTTAAAATCACAGTTGGATAAATACGATGAACTGGAGAATGACATCGCTTTTCTTGCTGATTTCAGCTCCCATAAAGAGCACGTAGATTTTGCCGGATTTATAAGTTATAACGCTGAAGGATTTGAGATATTCTCCTTCGGAAAATATAAGGGTAGATTGGTCCATGATATTTTGGAGGTGGACTCGGGTTATTTCGGCTGGGTGATAAACGCGGATTTTCCACTTTATACCAAAAAGGTATTGACACGTATCAGGCTTCAGAAACTGAATACAAAATTTTAA
- a CDS encoding fumarylacetoacetate hydrolase family protein gives MKIICVGRNYSDHIQELKNETPAEPVLFLKPDTSILLKRQPFFIPEFSNDVHHEVELLVRINKIGKHIDKKFAHKYYDEIGLGIDFTARDLQTELKKNGLPWEKAKAFDGAAVVGKFINKEEIENLDDLKFSLEVNGKLVQEGSTAQMIWKIDGLIEYISKFFTLKIGDIIFTGTPAGVGKVSAEDQLTGFIEGKEMFSIKVK, from the coding sequence ATGAAAATAATCTGCGTGGGTCGGAATTATTCAGACCATATCCAAGAATTAAAAAACGAAACACCGGCAGAGCCAGTGTTGTTTTTAAAGCCTGATACTTCTATTTTGCTCAAAAGGCAACCGTTCTTCATTCCTGAATTTTCCAACGATGTTCACCACGAAGTGGAATTGTTGGTAAGAATTAATAAGATTGGAAAGCATATAGATAAAAAATTCGCCCATAAATATTATGACGAAATAGGCTTGGGGATCGATTTTACCGCGAGAGATCTGCAAACTGAGTTAAAGAAAAATGGTCTTCCCTGGGAAAAAGCAAAAGCCTTTGACGGTGCTGCGGTTGTGGGGAAATTTATTAATAAAGAAGAAATTGAAAATCTGGATGATCTGAAATTCAGTCTTGAGGTAAATGGAAAGTTGGTCCAAGAAGGTTCTACTGCCCAAATGATATGGAAAATTGATGGCTTGATTGAATACATATCCAAATTTTTTACTCTAAAAATTGGCGATATTATTTTTACGGGTACACCAGCCGGTGTGGGTAAAGTTTCGGCTGAAGATCAACTCACCGGTTTTATTGAAGGTAAGGAAATGTTTTCCATAAAGGTAAAATAA